Below is a window of Nocardioides conyzicola DNA.
CGGACGGGCGACGCCCTCCTCGTCGACACGGCGCTCGACGAGGTGTGTGCCGCCCAGCTCGAGGCCGGGGAGCTGACCGACGCGCTGGCGACGGTGCGTACCCGGCTGCGAGGGATGGCGACGGTCCCGGTCGACGCCGCCACCGGCATGGACCACGCCGACGTCCACCTGATGGCCGCGCACGTGTGCCTGGCCTCCGGCCTGCTCACCGAGGGACGCCGTCACGCGGACGCGCTCGCGGCGCTCCCTTTCCTGCGGGAGGAGCCCCAGATCGGGCTCGTCCGCCAGCTGGAGCTGACCGCCCTCGCCGGCGAGCTCGACGAGGTCGTCGCGCAGGCGCGCGCGTTCCGTACGTCGTGGGAGCGCGCCGGACGGCCGGTGGTCAACAACTTCGCGCCGGCGACGTACGCCGTCGCGATGGTGCTCGGCGTCCTCGGCGACGACCAGGGACGCGCCGAGTGGACGACGATCACGCGTCAGGTCGCCCGCGAGCCCGGGCGGTGCGACGACCCGACCCTCATCTGGCCGGCCGTCCTCGACGCGCTCTACCTCCTGCACCGCGACGAGACGCAGCGCGCCGCCGACCTGCTGTCCTTCGGGCCGGACGAGGTGCCTGGTGGTTGTCGCTGGCACCAGCAGCTGTGGCTCCCGTGGTACGCCGGGCTCTGGGCCGAGGTCGGCGCGCTCACGTCCGCGGCCGACATCGACGACCGTCTCGCCCGGGCGGCCGCGGCGGCCCGCGGCAACGAGGTGGCCGGCCTGCTCGTCGAGCGGGCCGCGCTGATGGCCGGTGGTGACACCGTGGCTCTCGCGGACCTGGCCCCGCGCTTCGAGCTGCTCGCGAGTCCCTACCAGGCCGAGCGCACCCGCCGCCTGGCCCGACCATCCGGAGGTCCGCCCGTCCCCGAGGGGCTGGCCACCCTGAGCGGGCGCGAGCTGGAGGTCCTGGCCCTGGTGACCGCCGGCCGCAGCAACCCCGAGATCGCCTCGACGCTCTTCATCAGCCGCAAGACCGCCGAGCACCACGTGTCCAGCATCCTGACCAAGCTGTCCGTGGCCAACCGGGCCGAGGCCGCAGCGCTCGGCGGTCGCCTGGGCGTCGGCGAGCGGTAGCCGGTCAGTTCAGGCGTACGGCGGGCTGCCGGTCCAGCACCGGCTCGAGCGCCTCGGCGACCTCCCGTGGCGTGGGACGGTCGGTGGCGCGGAGCTCCAGGCAGGCGGTGATCGTCTTCGCGACCTCGCCCGGCACGCGGTCCGGCAGCGCGGCCGGCTCCTCGGTGGGGAGGTCGACCGCGCGGTGGCCAGCGACCGCCTCGAAGAGCGTCGCGCCGAGGCCCCAGACATCCGACGCGGGGGACGGTGCGCCGTACCGCTCCGGGTCCCACTGCTCCGGCGACATGTAGGCGTCGGTGCCGATCCGCCGGGTGCCGGCGGCGGCGTCGAGGGGCCGGGCGACCGAGAGGTCGATCAGCCTGGCGGGGGCGCCCATGATCACGTTGCTCGGCTTCACGTCCAGGTGCACCCAGCCGATCCGGCGCAGGTAGTGCAGCGCGCTGGCGACCTCGATCGCGAGCGGGAGGTACTGCTGCTCCGGCAGCGGCCCGTAGCGGCGTACCAACGTCGACAGGCGCGGCCC
It encodes the following:
- a CDS encoding serine/threonine-protein kinase, producing MSPLASWGFAEGDEITAELTAVRRLGGGSGYEAYLAFDEITYGPVVVKVVRPDQVADEHSLRGLAREVEALATVNHPVVVRGLRHELDGPRPHVVLEQLDGPRLSTLVRRYGPLPEQQYLPLAIEVASALHYLRRIGWVHLDVKPSNVIMGAPARLIDLSVARPLDAAAGTRRIGTDAYMSPEQWDPERYGAPSPASDVWGLGATLFEAVAGHRAVDLPTEEPAALPDRVPGEVAKTITACLELRATDRPTPREVAEALEPVLDRQPAVRLN